In Sander vitreus isolate 19-12246 chromosome 12, sanVit1, whole genome shotgun sequence, the following proteins share a genomic window:
- the fubp1 gene encoding far upstream element-binding protein 1 isoform X1: MADYSSVAPPSSNAGGGMNDAFKDALQRARQIAAKIGGDGVAAPPTNEFGYGGQKRPLEDAGGYFPMPNLNIDQPETKKVATNDAFSGMGGMGGPRSISEEFKVPDGMVGFIIGRGGEQISRLQQESGCKIQIAPDSGGMPDRSVTLTGGPESIQAAKRLLTEIVEKGRPAPAFNHNDGPGMTVQEIMVPASKAGLVIGKGGETIKSLQERAGVKMVMIQDGPQNTGADKPLRISGEPFKVQQAKEMVMELIRDQGFREQRGEYGSRVGGGGGGGGGGGGGDSLDVPVPRFAVGIVIGRNGEMIKKIQNDTGVRIQFKPDDGSTPDRIAQIMGPPDQAQHAAEIISDLLRSVQAGGPPGHGGGGRGRGRGQGNWNMGPPGGLQEFTFTVPTMKTGLIIGKGGETIKGISQQSGARIELQRNPPPNADPNIKMFTVRGSPQQIDYARQLVEEKIGGPVTPMGGPHGPHGGPGPHGPPGPPGPPGAPMGPYNPGPYNQGPPGPHGPPAPYQPQGWGNGYPHWQQGQPDPNKAAADANAAAWAAYYAQYSQQPQAPMTPTSGAPGTTQTNGQGDPQAAGQSGQADYSEAWEEYYKKMGQQSQQPQDYTKAWEEYYKKQGQAAPQATAAAAAAASQPGGQPDYSAAWAEYYRQQAAYYGTANPQTMGAAPQAPQGQ; encoded by the exons ATGGCTGACTACAGCAGCGTGGCTCCCCCTTCCTCTAACGCCGGCGGTGGAATGAACGACGCTTTTAAAGACGCTTTACAGCGAGCACGACAG ATTGCAGCGAAGATCGGTGGTGATGGCGTTGCGGCACCCCCAACAAACGAGTTTGGCTACGGCGGCCAGAAAAGGCCCCTGGAGGACGCTGGTGGGTATTTTCCCATGCCTAACCTGAATATCG ACCAACCAGAGACGAAGAAAGTGGCTACAAATGACG CCTTTTCAGGAATGGGAGGAATGGGTGGTCCAAG GTCAATATCAGAGGAATTCAAGGTTCCAGATGGAATGGTTGGATTCA TTATTGGAAGAGGAGGTGAACAAATCTCACGTCTGCAGCAAGAGTCTGGATGTAAGATACAGATTGCGCCTG ACAGTGGAGGAATGCCAGATCGGTCGGTGACATTAACAGGAGGACCAGAATCCATCCA GGCTGCAAAGAGGCTACTAACAGAGATAGTTGAGAAGGGGCGCCCAGCTCCCGCATTCAACCACAACGACGGCCCGGGAATGACGGTCCAGGAGATTATGGTCCCTGCCTCTAAAGCCGGACTCGTCATTGGGAAAGGAGGAGAAACTATCAAAAGTCTTCAG GAAAGAGCGGGAGTGAAGATGGTCATGATCCAAGACGGACCCCAAAACACAGGTGCAGACAAGCCACTCCGCATTTCAGGAGAACCCTTTAAAGTTCAG CAAGCCAAAGAGATGGTGATGGAGCTGATCAGAGATCAAGGCTTCAGGGAGCAGAGGGGCGAGTATGGTTCACGAGttggaggaggcggaggaggaggaggtggtggcgGCGGAGGAGACAGCTTGGAT GTTCCCGTCCCTCGGTTTGCAGTGGGAATTGTTATTGGCAGAAATGGAGAGATGATCAAGAAAATACAGAATGACACAGGTGTCAGGATTCAGTTTAAACCAG ATGATGGCAGCACACCGGACAGGATAGCACAGATTATGGGTCCCCCTGACCAGGCTCAGCATGCAGCAGAAATTATATCCGATCTGCTGAGGAGTGTCCAGGCCGGCGGGCCTCCAGGGCATGGTGGTGGTGGCAGAGGTCGTGGTCGCGGGCAGGGGAACTGGAACATGGGTCCCCCTGGTGGCCTGCAGGAGTTCACCTTCACTGTCCCAACCATGAAGACTGGCCTCATCATTGGAAAAG GTGGGGAGACAATCAAGGGCATCAGCCAGCAGTCCGGAGCCAGGATCGAGCTGCAAAGGAATCCTCCACCCAACGCTGATCCCAACATCAAAATGTTCACAGTTCGGGGCTCCCCTCAGCAGATCGACTATGCCAGGCAGCTGGTGGAAGAGAAAATTGGG GGACCAGTCACTCCAATGGGTGGCCCACACGGTCCACATGGTGGTCCAGGCCCACATGGTCCTCCTGGACCACCTGGACCCCCTGGGGCTCCCATGGGTCCATACAACCCTGGACCATACAACCAGGGGCCTCCAGGACCCCA TGGTCCACCAGCGCCGTACCAGCCTCAGGGATGGGGCAATGGCTACCCACACTGGCAACAAGGACAACCTGATCCAA ATAAAGCAGCAGCCGATGCCAACGCAGCAGCGTGGGCAGCCTACTACGCTCAGTACAGCCAGCAGCCTCAGGCTCCCATGACCCCGACAAGTGGAGCTCCTGGCACGACTCAAACCAACGGCCAAG gtGACCCAcaggctgcaggtcagagtggACAGGCAGATTACTCCGAGGCCTGGGAGGAATATTACAAGAAAATGG GTCAACAGAGTCAACAACCTCAGGACTACACAAAAGCCTGGGAGGAATATTACAAGAAACAAG GTCAAGCAGCCCCTCaggccacagcagcagcagcagcagccgcttcCCAGCCTGGAGGCCAGCCAGACTACAGCGCTGCCTGGGCGGAGTACTACCGCCAGCAGGCCGCTTACTACGGCACAGCCAACCCTCAGACGATGGGTGCAGCACCACAAGCCCCTCAG GGCCAGTAA
- the fubp1 gene encoding far upstream element-binding protein 1 isoform X6 encodes MADYSSVAPPSSNAGGGMNDAFKDALQRARQIAAKIGGDGVAAPPTNEFGYGGQKRPLEDAGGYFPMPNLNIDQPETKKVATNDAFSGMGGMGGPRSISEEFKVPDGMVGFIIGRGGEQISRLQQESGCKIQIAPDSGGMPDRSVTLTGGPESIQAAKRLLTEIVEKGRPAPAFNHNDGPGMTVQEIMVPASKAGLVIGKGGETIKSLQERAGVKMVMIQDGPQNTGADKPLRISGEPFKVQQAKEMVMELIRDQGFREQRGEYGSRVGGGGGGGGGGGGGDSLDVPVPRFAVGIVIGRNGEMIKKIQNDTGVRIQFKPDDGSTPDRIAQIMGPPDQAQHAAEIISDLLRSVQAGGPPGHGGGGRGRGRGQGNWNMGPPGGLQEFTFTVPTMKTGLIIGKGGETIKGISQQSGARIELQRNPPPNADPNIKMFTVRGSPQQIDYARQLVEEKIGGPVTPMGGPHGPHGGPGPHGPPGPPGPPGAPMGPYNPGPYNQGPPGPHGPPAPYQPQGWGNGYPHWQQGQPDPNKAAADANAAAWAAYYAQYSQQPQAPMTPTSGAPGTTQTNGQGQQSQQPQDYTKAWEEYYKKQGQAAPQATAAAAAAASQPGGQPDYSAAWAEYYRQQAAYYGTANPQTMGAAPQAPQGQ; translated from the exons ATGGCTGACTACAGCAGCGTGGCTCCCCCTTCCTCTAACGCCGGCGGTGGAATGAACGACGCTTTTAAAGACGCTTTACAGCGAGCACGACAG ATTGCAGCGAAGATCGGTGGTGATGGCGTTGCGGCACCCCCAACAAACGAGTTTGGCTACGGCGGCCAGAAAAGGCCCCTGGAGGACGCTGGTGGGTATTTTCCCATGCCTAACCTGAATATCG ACCAACCAGAGACGAAGAAAGTGGCTACAAATGACG CCTTTTCAGGAATGGGAGGAATGGGTGGTCCAAG GTCAATATCAGAGGAATTCAAGGTTCCAGATGGAATGGTTGGATTCA TTATTGGAAGAGGAGGTGAACAAATCTCACGTCTGCAGCAAGAGTCTGGATGTAAGATACAGATTGCGCCTG ACAGTGGAGGAATGCCAGATCGGTCGGTGACATTAACAGGAGGACCAGAATCCATCCA GGCTGCAAAGAGGCTACTAACAGAGATAGTTGAGAAGGGGCGCCCAGCTCCCGCATTCAACCACAACGACGGCCCGGGAATGACGGTCCAGGAGATTATGGTCCCTGCCTCTAAAGCCGGACTCGTCATTGGGAAAGGAGGAGAAACTATCAAAAGTCTTCAG GAAAGAGCGGGAGTGAAGATGGTCATGATCCAAGACGGACCCCAAAACACAGGTGCAGACAAGCCACTCCGCATTTCAGGAGAACCCTTTAAAGTTCAG CAAGCCAAAGAGATGGTGATGGAGCTGATCAGAGATCAAGGCTTCAGGGAGCAGAGGGGCGAGTATGGTTCACGAGttggaggaggcggaggaggaggaggtggtggcgGCGGAGGAGACAGCTTGGAT GTTCCCGTCCCTCGGTTTGCAGTGGGAATTGTTATTGGCAGAAATGGAGAGATGATCAAGAAAATACAGAATGACACAGGTGTCAGGATTCAGTTTAAACCAG ATGATGGCAGCACACCGGACAGGATAGCACAGATTATGGGTCCCCCTGACCAGGCTCAGCATGCAGCAGAAATTATATCCGATCTGCTGAGGAGTGTCCAGGCCGGCGGGCCTCCAGGGCATGGTGGTGGTGGCAGAGGTCGTGGTCGCGGGCAGGGGAACTGGAACATGGGTCCCCCTGGTGGCCTGCAGGAGTTCACCTTCACTGTCCCAACCATGAAGACTGGCCTCATCATTGGAAAAG GTGGGGAGACAATCAAGGGCATCAGCCAGCAGTCCGGAGCCAGGATCGAGCTGCAAAGGAATCCTCCACCCAACGCTGATCCCAACATCAAAATGTTCACAGTTCGGGGCTCCCCTCAGCAGATCGACTATGCCAGGCAGCTGGTGGAAGAGAAAATTGGG GGACCAGTCACTCCAATGGGTGGCCCACACGGTCCACATGGTGGTCCAGGCCCACATGGTCCTCCTGGACCACCTGGACCCCCTGGGGCTCCCATGGGTCCATACAACCCTGGACCATACAACCAGGGGCCTCCAGGACCCCA TGGTCCACCAGCGCCGTACCAGCCTCAGGGATGGGGCAATGGCTACCCACACTGGCAACAAGGACAACCTGATCCAA ATAAAGCAGCAGCCGATGCCAACGCAGCAGCGTGGGCAGCCTACTACGCTCAGTACAGCCAGCAGCCTCAGGCTCCCATGACCCCGACAAGTGGAGCTCCTGGCACGACTCAAACCAACGGCCAAG GTCAACAGAGTCAACAACCTCAGGACTACACAAAAGCCTGGGAGGAATATTACAAGAAACAAG GTCAAGCAGCCCCTCaggccacagcagcagcagcagcagccgcttcCCAGCCTGGAGGCCAGCCAGACTACAGCGCTGCCTGGGCGGAGTACTACCGCCAGCAGGCCGCTTACTACGGCACAGCCAACCCTCAGACGATGGGTGCAGCACCACAAGCCCCTCAG GGCCAGTAA
- the fubp1 gene encoding far upstream element-binding protein 1 isoform X2: MADYSSVAPPSSNAGGGMNDAFKDALQRARQIAAKIGGDGVAAPPTNEFGYGGQKRPLEDAGGYFPMPNLNIDQPETKKVATNDAFSGMGGMGGPRSISEEFKVPDGMVGFIIGRGGEQISRLQQESGYSGGMPDRSVTLTGGPESIQAAKRLLTEIVEKGRPAPAFNHNDGPGMTVQEIMVPASKAGLVIGKGGETIKSLQERAGVKMVMIQDGPQNTGADKPLRISGEPFKVQQAKEMVMELIRDQGFREQRGEYGSRVGGGGGGGGGGGGGDSLDVPVPRFAVGIVIGRNGEMIKKIQNDTGVRIQFKPDDGSTPDRIAQIMGPPDQAQHAAEIISDLLRSVQAGGPPGHGGGGRGRGRGQGNWNMGPPGGLQEFTFTVPTMKTGLIIGKGGETIKGISQQSGARIELQRNPPPNADPNIKMFTVRGSPQQIDYARQLVEEKIGGPVTPMGGPHGPHGGPGPHGPPGPPGPPGAPMGPYNPGPYNQGPPGPHGPPAPYQPQGWGNGYPHWQQGQPDPNKAAADANAAAWAAYYAQYSQQPQAPMTPTSGAPGTTQTNGQGDPQAAGQSGQADYSEAWEEYYKKMGQQSQQPQDYTKAWEEYYKKQGQAAPQATAAAAAAASQPGGQPDYSAAWAEYYRQQAAYYGTANPQTMGAAPQAPQGQ, from the exons ATGGCTGACTACAGCAGCGTGGCTCCCCCTTCCTCTAACGCCGGCGGTGGAATGAACGACGCTTTTAAAGACGCTTTACAGCGAGCACGACAG ATTGCAGCGAAGATCGGTGGTGATGGCGTTGCGGCACCCCCAACAAACGAGTTTGGCTACGGCGGCCAGAAAAGGCCCCTGGAGGACGCTGGTGGGTATTTTCCCATGCCTAACCTGAATATCG ACCAACCAGAGACGAAGAAAGTGGCTACAAATGACG CCTTTTCAGGAATGGGAGGAATGGGTGGTCCAAG GTCAATATCAGAGGAATTCAAGGTTCCAGATGGAATGGTTGGATTCA TTATTGGAAGAGGAGGTGAACAAATCTCACGTCTGCAGCAAGAGTCTGGAT ACAGTGGAGGAATGCCAGATCGGTCGGTGACATTAACAGGAGGACCAGAATCCATCCA GGCTGCAAAGAGGCTACTAACAGAGATAGTTGAGAAGGGGCGCCCAGCTCCCGCATTCAACCACAACGACGGCCCGGGAATGACGGTCCAGGAGATTATGGTCCCTGCCTCTAAAGCCGGACTCGTCATTGGGAAAGGAGGAGAAACTATCAAAAGTCTTCAG GAAAGAGCGGGAGTGAAGATGGTCATGATCCAAGACGGACCCCAAAACACAGGTGCAGACAAGCCACTCCGCATTTCAGGAGAACCCTTTAAAGTTCAG CAAGCCAAAGAGATGGTGATGGAGCTGATCAGAGATCAAGGCTTCAGGGAGCAGAGGGGCGAGTATGGTTCACGAGttggaggaggcggaggaggaggaggtggtggcgGCGGAGGAGACAGCTTGGAT GTTCCCGTCCCTCGGTTTGCAGTGGGAATTGTTATTGGCAGAAATGGAGAGATGATCAAGAAAATACAGAATGACACAGGTGTCAGGATTCAGTTTAAACCAG ATGATGGCAGCACACCGGACAGGATAGCACAGATTATGGGTCCCCCTGACCAGGCTCAGCATGCAGCAGAAATTATATCCGATCTGCTGAGGAGTGTCCAGGCCGGCGGGCCTCCAGGGCATGGTGGTGGTGGCAGAGGTCGTGGTCGCGGGCAGGGGAACTGGAACATGGGTCCCCCTGGTGGCCTGCAGGAGTTCACCTTCACTGTCCCAACCATGAAGACTGGCCTCATCATTGGAAAAG GTGGGGAGACAATCAAGGGCATCAGCCAGCAGTCCGGAGCCAGGATCGAGCTGCAAAGGAATCCTCCACCCAACGCTGATCCCAACATCAAAATGTTCACAGTTCGGGGCTCCCCTCAGCAGATCGACTATGCCAGGCAGCTGGTGGAAGAGAAAATTGGG GGACCAGTCACTCCAATGGGTGGCCCACACGGTCCACATGGTGGTCCAGGCCCACATGGTCCTCCTGGACCACCTGGACCCCCTGGGGCTCCCATGGGTCCATACAACCCTGGACCATACAACCAGGGGCCTCCAGGACCCCA TGGTCCACCAGCGCCGTACCAGCCTCAGGGATGGGGCAATGGCTACCCACACTGGCAACAAGGACAACCTGATCCAA ATAAAGCAGCAGCCGATGCCAACGCAGCAGCGTGGGCAGCCTACTACGCTCAGTACAGCCAGCAGCCTCAGGCTCCCATGACCCCGACAAGTGGAGCTCCTGGCACGACTCAAACCAACGGCCAAG gtGACCCAcaggctgcaggtcagagtggACAGGCAGATTACTCCGAGGCCTGGGAGGAATATTACAAGAAAATGG GTCAACAGAGTCAACAACCTCAGGACTACACAAAAGCCTGGGAGGAATATTACAAGAAACAAG GTCAAGCAGCCCCTCaggccacagcagcagcagcagcagccgcttcCCAGCCTGGAGGCCAGCCAGACTACAGCGCTGCCTGGGCGGAGTACTACCGCCAGCAGGCCGCTTACTACGGCACAGCCAACCCTCAGACGATGGGTGCAGCACCACAAGCCCCTCAG GGCCAGTAA
- the fubp1 gene encoding far upstream element-binding protein 1 isoform X7, whose protein sequence is MADYSSVAPPSSNAGGGMNDAFKDALQRARQIAAKIGGDGVAAPPTNEFGYGGQKRPLEDADQPETKKVATNDAFSGMGGMGGPRSISEEFKVPDGMVGFIIGRGGEQISRLQQESGCKIQIAPDSGGMPDRSVTLTGGPESIQAAKRLLTEIVEKGRPAPAFNHNDGPGMTVQEIMVPASKAGLVIGKGGETIKSLQERAGVKMVMIQDGPQNTGADKPLRISGEPFKVQQAKEMVMELIRDQGFREQRGEYGSRVGGGGGGGGGGGGGDSLDVPVPRFAVGIVIGRNGEMIKKIQNDTGVRIQFKPDDGSTPDRIAQIMGPPDQAQHAAEIISDLLRSVQAGGPPGHGGGGRGRGRGQGNWNMGPPGGLQEFTFTVPTMKTGLIIGKGGETIKGISQQSGARIELQRNPPPNADPNIKMFTVRGSPQQIDYARQLVEEKIGGPVTPMGGPHGPHGGPGPHGPPGPPGPPGAPMGPYNPGPYNQGPPGPHGPPAPYQPQGWGNGYPHWQQGQPDPNKAAADANAAAWAAYYAQYSQQPQAPMTPTSGAPGTTQTNGQGQQSQQPQDYTKAWEEYYKKQGQAAPQATAAAAAAASQPGGQPDYSAAWAEYYRQQAAYYGTANPQTMGAAPQAPQGQ, encoded by the exons ATGGCTGACTACAGCAGCGTGGCTCCCCCTTCCTCTAACGCCGGCGGTGGAATGAACGACGCTTTTAAAGACGCTTTACAGCGAGCACGACAG ATTGCAGCGAAGATCGGTGGTGATGGCGTTGCGGCACCCCCAACAAACGAGTTTGGCTACGGCGGCCAGAAAAGGCCCCTGGAGGACGCTG ACCAACCAGAGACGAAGAAAGTGGCTACAAATGACG CCTTTTCAGGAATGGGAGGAATGGGTGGTCCAAG GTCAATATCAGAGGAATTCAAGGTTCCAGATGGAATGGTTGGATTCA TTATTGGAAGAGGAGGTGAACAAATCTCACGTCTGCAGCAAGAGTCTGGATGTAAGATACAGATTGCGCCTG ACAGTGGAGGAATGCCAGATCGGTCGGTGACATTAACAGGAGGACCAGAATCCATCCA GGCTGCAAAGAGGCTACTAACAGAGATAGTTGAGAAGGGGCGCCCAGCTCCCGCATTCAACCACAACGACGGCCCGGGAATGACGGTCCAGGAGATTATGGTCCCTGCCTCTAAAGCCGGACTCGTCATTGGGAAAGGAGGAGAAACTATCAAAAGTCTTCAG GAAAGAGCGGGAGTGAAGATGGTCATGATCCAAGACGGACCCCAAAACACAGGTGCAGACAAGCCACTCCGCATTTCAGGAGAACCCTTTAAAGTTCAG CAAGCCAAAGAGATGGTGATGGAGCTGATCAGAGATCAAGGCTTCAGGGAGCAGAGGGGCGAGTATGGTTCACGAGttggaggaggcggaggaggaggaggtggtggcgGCGGAGGAGACAGCTTGGAT GTTCCCGTCCCTCGGTTTGCAGTGGGAATTGTTATTGGCAGAAATGGAGAGATGATCAAGAAAATACAGAATGACACAGGTGTCAGGATTCAGTTTAAACCAG ATGATGGCAGCACACCGGACAGGATAGCACAGATTATGGGTCCCCCTGACCAGGCTCAGCATGCAGCAGAAATTATATCCGATCTGCTGAGGAGTGTCCAGGCCGGCGGGCCTCCAGGGCATGGTGGTGGTGGCAGAGGTCGTGGTCGCGGGCAGGGGAACTGGAACATGGGTCCCCCTGGTGGCCTGCAGGAGTTCACCTTCACTGTCCCAACCATGAAGACTGGCCTCATCATTGGAAAAG GTGGGGAGACAATCAAGGGCATCAGCCAGCAGTCCGGAGCCAGGATCGAGCTGCAAAGGAATCCTCCACCCAACGCTGATCCCAACATCAAAATGTTCACAGTTCGGGGCTCCCCTCAGCAGATCGACTATGCCAGGCAGCTGGTGGAAGAGAAAATTGGG GGACCAGTCACTCCAATGGGTGGCCCACACGGTCCACATGGTGGTCCAGGCCCACATGGTCCTCCTGGACCACCTGGACCCCCTGGGGCTCCCATGGGTCCATACAACCCTGGACCATACAACCAGGGGCCTCCAGGACCCCA TGGTCCACCAGCGCCGTACCAGCCTCAGGGATGGGGCAATGGCTACCCACACTGGCAACAAGGACAACCTGATCCAA ATAAAGCAGCAGCCGATGCCAACGCAGCAGCGTGGGCAGCCTACTACGCTCAGTACAGCCAGCAGCCTCAGGCTCCCATGACCCCGACAAGTGGAGCTCCTGGCACGACTCAAACCAACGGCCAAG GTCAACAGAGTCAACAACCTCAGGACTACACAAAAGCCTGGGAGGAATATTACAAGAAACAAG GTCAAGCAGCCCCTCaggccacagcagcagcagcagcagccgcttcCCAGCCTGGAGGCCAGCCAGACTACAGCGCTGCCTGGGCGGAGTACTACCGCCAGCAGGCCGCTTACTACGGCACAGCCAACCCTCAGACGATGGGTGCAGCACCACAAGCCCCTCAG GGCCAGTAA
- the fubp1 gene encoding far upstream element-binding protein 1 isoform X3, with product MADYSSVAPPSSNAGGGMNDAFKDALQRARQIAAKIGGDGVAAPPTNEFGYGGQKRPLEDADQPETKKVATNDAFSGMGGMGGPRSISEEFKVPDGMVGFIIGRGGEQISRLQQESGCKIQIAPDSGGMPDRSVTLTGGPESIQAAKRLLTEIVEKGRPAPAFNHNDGPGMTVQEIMVPASKAGLVIGKGGETIKSLQERAGVKMVMIQDGPQNTGADKPLRISGEPFKVQQAKEMVMELIRDQGFREQRGEYGSRVGGGGGGGGGGGGGDSLDVPVPRFAVGIVIGRNGEMIKKIQNDTGVRIQFKPDDGSTPDRIAQIMGPPDQAQHAAEIISDLLRSVQAGGPPGHGGGGRGRGRGQGNWNMGPPGGLQEFTFTVPTMKTGLIIGKGGETIKGISQQSGARIELQRNPPPNADPNIKMFTVRGSPQQIDYARQLVEEKIGGPVTPMGGPHGPHGGPGPHGPPGPPGPPGAPMGPYNPGPYNQGPPGPHGPPAPYQPQGWGNGYPHWQQGQPDPNKAAADANAAAWAAYYAQYSQQPQAPMTPTSGAPGTTQTNGQGDPQAAGQSGQADYSEAWEEYYKKMGQQSQQPQDYTKAWEEYYKKQGQAAPQATAAAAAAASQPGGQPDYSAAWAEYYRQQAAYYGTANPQTMGAAPQAPQGQ from the exons ATGGCTGACTACAGCAGCGTGGCTCCCCCTTCCTCTAACGCCGGCGGTGGAATGAACGACGCTTTTAAAGACGCTTTACAGCGAGCACGACAG ATTGCAGCGAAGATCGGTGGTGATGGCGTTGCGGCACCCCCAACAAACGAGTTTGGCTACGGCGGCCAGAAAAGGCCCCTGGAGGACGCTG ACCAACCAGAGACGAAGAAAGTGGCTACAAATGACG CCTTTTCAGGAATGGGAGGAATGGGTGGTCCAAG GTCAATATCAGAGGAATTCAAGGTTCCAGATGGAATGGTTGGATTCA TTATTGGAAGAGGAGGTGAACAAATCTCACGTCTGCAGCAAGAGTCTGGATGTAAGATACAGATTGCGCCTG ACAGTGGAGGAATGCCAGATCGGTCGGTGACATTAACAGGAGGACCAGAATCCATCCA GGCTGCAAAGAGGCTACTAACAGAGATAGTTGAGAAGGGGCGCCCAGCTCCCGCATTCAACCACAACGACGGCCCGGGAATGACGGTCCAGGAGATTATGGTCCCTGCCTCTAAAGCCGGACTCGTCATTGGGAAAGGAGGAGAAACTATCAAAAGTCTTCAG GAAAGAGCGGGAGTGAAGATGGTCATGATCCAAGACGGACCCCAAAACACAGGTGCAGACAAGCCACTCCGCATTTCAGGAGAACCCTTTAAAGTTCAG CAAGCCAAAGAGATGGTGATGGAGCTGATCAGAGATCAAGGCTTCAGGGAGCAGAGGGGCGAGTATGGTTCACGAGttggaggaggcggaggaggaggaggtggtggcgGCGGAGGAGACAGCTTGGAT GTTCCCGTCCCTCGGTTTGCAGTGGGAATTGTTATTGGCAGAAATGGAGAGATGATCAAGAAAATACAGAATGACACAGGTGTCAGGATTCAGTTTAAACCAG ATGATGGCAGCACACCGGACAGGATAGCACAGATTATGGGTCCCCCTGACCAGGCTCAGCATGCAGCAGAAATTATATCCGATCTGCTGAGGAGTGTCCAGGCCGGCGGGCCTCCAGGGCATGGTGGTGGTGGCAGAGGTCGTGGTCGCGGGCAGGGGAACTGGAACATGGGTCCCCCTGGTGGCCTGCAGGAGTTCACCTTCACTGTCCCAACCATGAAGACTGGCCTCATCATTGGAAAAG GTGGGGAGACAATCAAGGGCATCAGCCAGCAGTCCGGAGCCAGGATCGAGCTGCAAAGGAATCCTCCACCCAACGCTGATCCCAACATCAAAATGTTCACAGTTCGGGGCTCCCCTCAGCAGATCGACTATGCCAGGCAGCTGGTGGAAGAGAAAATTGGG GGACCAGTCACTCCAATGGGTGGCCCACACGGTCCACATGGTGGTCCAGGCCCACATGGTCCTCCTGGACCACCTGGACCCCCTGGGGCTCCCATGGGTCCATACAACCCTGGACCATACAACCAGGGGCCTCCAGGACCCCA TGGTCCACCAGCGCCGTACCAGCCTCAGGGATGGGGCAATGGCTACCCACACTGGCAACAAGGACAACCTGATCCAA ATAAAGCAGCAGCCGATGCCAACGCAGCAGCGTGGGCAGCCTACTACGCTCAGTACAGCCAGCAGCCTCAGGCTCCCATGACCCCGACAAGTGGAGCTCCTGGCACGACTCAAACCAACGGCCAAG gtGACCCAcaggctgcaggtcagagtggACAGGCAGATTACTCCGAGGCCTGGGAGGAATATTACAAGAAAATGG GTCAACAGAGTCAACAACCTCAGGACTACACAAAAGCCTGGGAGGAATATTACAAGAAACAAG GTCAAGCAGCCCCTCaggccacagcagcagcagcagcagccgcttcCCAGCCTGGAGGCCAGCCAGACTACAGCGCTGCCTGGGCGGAGTACTACCGCCAGCAGGCCGCTTACTACGGCACAGCCAACCCTCAGACGATGGGTGCAGCACCACAAGCCCCTCAG GGCCAGTAA